The Streptomyces sp. NBC_01689 genome includes a window with the following:
- a CDS encoding Bax inhibitor-1/YccA family protein: protein MRSSNPVFSRRGFSRDNGYAGFNAAPQAGGPAVGTQAGPYAPQGGNPYAQNPYAQQGQQYGAPPQAPVTTGRMTMDDVVMRSAMTLGTVAVGAVLAWALLPVSSTSYGLAIGSALVAFVLAMVQSFKRTASPALILGYAAFEGVFLGVISEMYNSQWSGAPFQAVLGTMAVAGATLLVYKAGWIRVTARYARIGMAIAIAFVVVMAVNLLLVAFGVAGDGGLRSMGPLGAIVGILAILIGAFFLTLDFKQIEDGIAYGAPREEAWLAAFGLTMTLVWIYVEMLRLVAIFSSND, encoded by the coding sequence AACCCGGTCTTCTCGCGACGGGGGTTCAGCCGCGACAACGGCTACGCGGGATTCAACGCGGCGCCGCAGGCCGGGGGACCCGCTGTCGGCACGCAGGCGGGCCCGTACGCCCCGCAGGGCGGCAACCCCTACGCGCAGAACCCCTACGCCCAGCAGGGCCAGCAGTACGGCGCCCCGCCGCAGGCCCCGGTCACCACCGGCCGGATGACGATGGACGACGTCGTCATGCGCTCCGCCATGACGCTCGGCACCGTCGCCGTCGGCGCCGTCCTGGCGTGGGCGCTGCTTCCCGTGTCGTCCACCAGCTACGGCCTCGCCATCGGCTCCGCCCTCGTGGCGTTCGTCCTGGCGATGGTGCAGTCCTTCAAGCGCACGGCCTCGCCCGCGCTGATCCTCGGTTACGCCGCTTTCGAGGGCGTCTTCCTCGGGGTCATCAGCGAGATGTACAACTCGCAGTGGAGCGGCGCCCCCTTCCAGGCGGTCCTGGGCACCATGGCGGTGGCCGGCGCGACCCTGCTCGTCTACAAGGCGGGCTGGATCCGCGTGACCGCGCGGTACGCGCGCATCGGCATGGCCATCGCCATCGCCTTCGTGGTCGTCATGGCGGTCAACCTGCTGCTCGTCGCCTTCGGTGTGGCCGGGGACGGCGGACTGCGCAGCATGGGCCCGCTCGGCGCGATCGTCGGCATCCTGGCGATCCTGATCGGCGCGTTCTTCCTGACCCTCGACTTCAAGCAGATCGAGGACGGCATCGCGTACGGCGCGCCGCGTGAGGAAGCCTGGCTGGCCGCGTTCGGCCTGACCATGACCCTCGTGTGGATCTACGTCGAGATGCTGCGGCTGGTCGCCATCTTCAGCAGCAACGACTAG
- a CDS encoding DUF4287 domain-containing protein yields the protein MSQVFSQETHRNLLARIPHCTGREISDWLRTVDEGPALFRFEEKVSWLRAEHDLAYGHAKAIIHEYDLRRAARKLL from the coding sequence ATGTCCCAAGTGTTCTCTCAGGAGACCCACCGCAACCTGCTCGCCCGCATCCCCCACTGCACCGGTCGTGAGATCTCCGACTGGCTGCGCACCGTCGACGAAGGCCCCGCCCTCTTCCGCTTCGAGGAGAAGGTCAGCTGGCTCCGCGCCGAGCACGACCTCGCGTACGGCCACGCCAAGGCGATCATCCACGAGTACGACCTGAGGAGGGCCGCGCGCAAACTGCTCTGA
- a CDS encoding acetyl-CoA C-acetyltransferase, translating into MPEAVIVSAARSPIGRAVKGSLKDLRPDDLTATIIQAALAKVPELDPRDIDDLMLGCGLPGGEQGYNLGRIVAVQMGMDYLPGTTVTRYCSSSLQTSRMALHAIKAGEGDVFISAGVETVSRFAKGSSDGLPDTTNPVFAEAQARTAATAGSTGSTWHDPREDGLVPDPYIAMGQTAENLARIKGVTRQDMDEFGVRSQNLAEEAIKNGFWEREITPVTTPDGTVVAKDDGPRAGVTLEGVQGLKPVFRPDGLVTAGNCCPLNDGAAALVIMSDTKARELGLTPLARIVSTGVTGLSPEIMGLGPVEASRQALRRAGLTVDDIDLFEINEAFAAQVIPSYRDLDIPLDKLNVNGGAIAVGHPFGMTGARITGTLINSLQFHDKQFGLETMCVGGGQGMAMVIERLS; encoded by the coding sequence ATGCCCGAAGCCGTGATCGTCTCAGCCGCCCGCTCCCCGATCGGCCGCGCCGTCAAGGGCTCCCTGAAGGACCTGCGCCCCGACGACCTCACCGCGACGATCATCCAGGCCGCCCTGGCCAAGGTCCCCGAGCTGGACCCCCGGGACATCGACGACCTGATGCTCGGCTGCGGCCTCCCCGGCGGCGAGCAGGGCTACAACCTCGGCCGGATCGTCGCCGTGCAGATGGGCATGGACTATCTGCCCGGCACCACGGTCACCCGTTACTGCTCCTCATCCCTCCAGACCAGCCGCATGGCGCTGCACGCCATCAAGGCCGGCGAGGGCGACGTGTTCATCTCGGCCGGTGTCGAGACGGTCTCCCGGTTCGCCAAGGGCAGCTCGGACGGCCTTCCGGACACGACCAACCCGGTCTTCGCGGAGGCCCAGGCCCGTACCGCCGCCACCGCCGGGTCCACCGGCTCCACCTGGCACGACCCGCGCGAGGACGGCCTGGTCCCCGACCCGTACATCGCGATGGGCCAGACCGCCGAGAACCTGGCCCGGATCAAGGGCGTCACCCGCCAGGACATGGACGAGTTCGGCGTCCGCTCCCAGAACCTCGCCGAGGAAGCCATCAAGAACGGCTTCTGGGAGCGCGAGATCACCCCCGTCACGACCCCCGACGGCACGGTCGTCGCCAAGGACGACGGCCCGCGCGCCGGCGTGACCCTGGAGGGCGTGCAGGGCCTCAAGCCCGTCTTCCGCCCGGACGGACTCGTCACCGCGGGAAACTGCTGCCCCCTCAACGACGGCGCCGCCGCCCTCGTGATCATGTCCGACACGAAGGCGCGCGAGCTCGGCCTCACCCCGCTCGCCCGGATCGTGTCCACCGGCGTCACCGGCCTCTCCCCCGAGATCATGGGCCTCGGCCCGGTCGAGGCGAGCCGCCAGGCGCTCCGACGCGCCGGCCTCACCGTCGACGACATCGACCTGTTCGAGATCAACGAGGCCTTCGCCGCCCAGGTGATCCCCTCCTACCGCGACCTGGACATCCCGCTGGACAAGCTGAACGTGAACGGCGGCGCCATCGCCGTCGGCCACCCCTTCGGCATGACCGGCGCCCGCATCACCGGCACGCTCATCAACTCCCTCCAGTTCCACGACAAGCAGTTCGGCCTGGAGACGATGTGCGTCGGCGGCGGCCAGGGCATGGCGATGGTCATCGAGCGTCTCAGCTGA
- a CDS encoding SGNH/GDSL hydrolase family protein encodes MTSLSRARVARRIAAGAAYGGGGIGLVGAAAIGVVLAEVQLAKRHVGNGHGQAPRANGLYGYAYAAQDGPPLRLAMLGDSTAAGQGVHRPRQTPGALLASGLAAVAERPVELVNVALPGAQSDDLDRQVALALADTSRVPDICVIMIGANDVTHRMPPTRSVRHLSAAVRRLRTAGAEVVVGTCPDLGTVEQVQQPLRWLARRASRQLAAAQTIGTVEQGGRTVSLGDLLGPEFEANPRELFGPDNYHPSAEGYATAAMAVLPTVCAALGLWPADEERPDVSRREGFLPVARAAAEAASEAGTEVTAAMPTGPRGPWALLKRRRRRRVPATDPAPTPTASP; translated from the coding sequence ATGACGAGCTTGTCGAGGGCGAGGGTGGCGCGGCGGATCGCGGCCGGCGCGGCGTACGGCGGCGGTGGCATCGGTCTGGTGGGCGCCGCGGCGATCGGCGTCGTACTGGCCGAGGTGCAGCTGGCGAAGCGCCACGTGGGCAACGGGCACGGGCAGGCACCCCGCGCGAACGGTCTGTACGGGTACGCGTACGCGGCGCAGGACGGGCCGCCACTGAGGCTCGCGATGCTCGGTGACTCCACCGCGGCGGGGCAGGGGGTGCACCGGCCCCGCCAGACACCCGGCGCGCTGCTGGCCTCCGGGCTCGCGGCGGTCGCCGAACGCCCGGTCGAACTCGTCAACGTCGCGCTACCGGGTGCCCAGTCCGACGACCTCGACCGGCAGGTGGCGCTGGCTCTCGCGGACACCTCGCGGGTGCCGGACATCTGCGTGATCATGATCGGCGCGAACGACGTCACCCACCGGATGCCGCCGACACGGTCGGTCCGGCACCTGTCCGCGGCGGTGCGCCGGCTGCGCACCGCCGGTGCCGAGGTGGTGGTCGGCACCTGTCCCGACCTGGGCACGGTCGAGCAGGTCCAGCAGCCGCTGCGGTGGCTGGCCCGGCGCGCCTCCCGGCAGCTCGCCGCCGCGCAGACCATCGGGACGGTCGAACAGGGCGGGCGGACGGTGTCCCTGGGGGATCTGCTGGGCCCCGAGTTCGAGGCGAACCCGCGCGAGCTGTTCGGCCCGGACAACTACCACCCCTCCGCGGAGGGGTACGCGACGGCGGCGATGGCGGTGCTGCCCACGGTGTGCGCGGCGCTCGGCCTGTGGCCGGCCGACGAGGAGCGGCCGGACGTCTCGCGCCGCGAGGGGTTCCTGCCGGTGGCGCGGGCGGCCGCGGAGGCGGCGTCCGAGGCCGGTACGGAGGTCACGGCGGCGATGCCGACGGGGCCGCGGGGGCCCTGGGCCCTCCTCAAACGCCGTCGGCGACGGCGTGTCCCCGCGACGGACCCGGCACCCACGCCGACAGCGTCCCCCTGA
- a CDS encoding cystathionine beta-synthase, with translation MQFHDSMISLVGNTPLVRLNNVTAGIQATVLAKVEYFNPGGSVKDRIALRMIEAAEESGALKPGGTIVEPTSGNTGVGLAIVAQQKGYKCIFVCPDKVSTDKINVLRAYGAEVVVCPTAVDPEHPDSYYNVSDRLVRETPGAWKPDQYSNPHNPLSHYHSTGPELWEQTDGRITHFVTGVGTGGTISGTGRYLKDASDGRVQVVGADPEGSVYSGGSGRPYLVEGVGEDFWPTAYDRTVADEIVAVSDKDSFQMTRRLAKEEGLLVGGSCGMAVVAALRVAERLGPDDVVVVLLPDSGRGYLSKIFNDEWMADYGFLEDTGPSARVCDVLSDKAGGSIPSLVHMHPDETVGEAIEVLREYGVSQMPIVKPGAGHPDVMAAEVVGSVVERELLDALFTQRASLQDPLEKHMSAPLPQVGSGEPVGDLMSVLGTADAAIVLVEGKPTGVVSRQDLLSFLAKGGARQ, from the coding sequence GTGCAATTCCACGACTCGATGATCAGTCTCGTCGGCAACACCCCGCTGGTGAGGCTCAACAACGTGACCGCGGGTATCCAGGCGACCGTCCTGGCGAAGGTTGAGTACTTCAACCCGGGCGGGTCCGTGAAGGACCGCATCGCCCTGCGCATGATCGAGGCCGCGGAGGAGAGCGGCGCCCTCAAGCCCGGCGGCACGATCGTGGAGCCGACCAGCGGAAACACCGGGGTCGGACTGGCGATCGTGGCCCAGCAGAAGGGCTACAAGTGCATTTTCGTCTGCCCGGACAAGGTCTCCACCGACAAGATCAACGTGCTGCGGGCGTACGGCGCCGAGGTCGTCGTCTGCCCGACCGCCGTCGACCCGGAGCACCCGGACTCGTACTACAACGTGTCCGACCGGCTCGTCCGTGAGACGCCCGGCGCGTGGAAGCCGGACCAGTACTCCAACCCGCACAACCCGCTCTCGCACTATCACTCCACCGGCCCCGAGCTGTGGGAGCAGACGGACGGGCGGATCACCCATTTCGTCACCGGCGTCGGGACCGGCGGCACGATCTCCGGCACCGGGCGGTACCTGAAGGACGCGAGCGACGGCCGGGTGCAGGTCGTGGGCGCCGACCCCGAGGGGTCCGTGTACTCCGGCGGGTCCGGACGGCCGTACCTCGTCGAGGGCGTCGGTGAGGACTTCTGGCCCACGGCGTACGACCGGACGGTCGCGGACGAGATCGTCGCCGTGTCCGACAAGGACTCCTTCCAGATGACGCGGCGGCTCGCGAAGGAGGAGGGACTGCTCGTGGGCGGGTCCTGCGGCATGGCCGTGGTGGCCGCGCTGCGGGTGGCCGAGCGGCTCGGCCCCGACGACGTCGTGGTCGTCCTGCTGCCCGACAGCGGGCGCGGCTACCTCAGCAAGATCTTCAACGACGAGTGGATGGCGGACTACGGGTTCCTGGAGGACACGGGCCCGAGCGCGCGGGTCTGCGACGTCCTGAGCGACAAGGCCGGCGGCTCCATCCCCTCACTCGTGCACATGCACCCGGACGAGACGGTCGGCGAGGCCATCGAGGTGCTGCGCGAGTACGGCGTCTCCCAGATGCCCATCGTCAAGCCCGGCGCCGGTCACCCGGACGTGATGGCCGCCGAGGTCGTCGGGTCCGTGGTCGAACGCGAGCTGCTCGACGCCCTGTTCACCCAGCGGGCCTCGCTCCAGGACCCGCTGGAGAAGCACATGTCGGCGCCGCTGCCGCAGGTCGGCTCCGGTGAGCCGGTCGGCGACCTGATGTCCGTGCTCGGCACCGCCGACGCGGCCATCGTGCTGGTCGAGGGCAAGCCCACCGGCGTGGTCAGCCGCCAGGACCTGCTGTCCTTCCTCGCCAAGGGCGGCGCCCGGCAGTAG
- a CDS encoding cysteine dioxygenase, whose protein sequence is MTYQALPDRTLDKRELQALVDDLAARPDRWREQVAFSDDERHYASLYRDEYVDVWLLCWTRQNDTGWHDHDISSGAVAVVQGALNETNPRIGGSHLSVTVGAGESFCFGPEHIHRLTGATDDAVSLHAYSPPLWRLGQYDITEDGLMRRISVSYADELRPLDLPAA, encoded by the coding sequence ATGACGTACCAGGCCCTGCCGGACCGCACGCTCGACAAGCGCGAACTCCAGGCCCTCGTCGACGACCTCGCCGCCCGCCCCGACCGCTGGCGCGAACAGGTCGCGTTCTCCGACGACGAGCGGCACTACGCCTCGCTGTACCGCGACGAGTACGTGGACGTCTGGCTGCTGTGCTGGACCCGGCAGAACGACACGGGCTGGCACGACCACGACATCTCCTCCGGCGCCGTCGCCGTCGTCCAGGGCGCGCTGAACGAGACCAACCCGCGGATAGGCGGCAGCCATCTGTCGGTCACCGTCGGCGCCGGCGAGTCCTTCTGCTTCGGCCCCGAGCACATCCACCGCCTCACCGGCGCCACCGACGACGCGGTCTCGCTGCACGCCTACTCGCCGCCGCTGTGGCGGCTGGGCCAGTACGACATCACCGAGGACGGCCTGATGCGCCGGATCTCCGTCTCGTACGCGGACGAACTGCGGCCGCTGGACCTTCCCGCCGCGTGA
- a CDS encoding amidohydrolase: MPTDVHQHLWPPAFIELLRARTAPPRLDGWTLHLTGEPPYEVDPADHDPAARAALARADGLDLALVSLSSPLGIEFLPPAEATPLLAAFHDGALALPAPFRVWASPCLSAPDPEAVERELRRGCVGLQLPATALLDAAGWERNAPLLDVLTRADRPLFVHPGAAPPTPHAPPWWPALVPYLHQLHASWFAFRASGRARHPRLRVCFAALAGLAPLHGERLAARGGGRGEIDFDVFYETSSYGTRAVDALVRAVGVDVVVSGSDRPYATPVVPDLGADAAVHALRTANPDRMLKGATR, translated from the coding sequence GTGCCCACCGACGTCCACCAGCACCTCTGGCCACCCGCGTTCATCGAGCTGCTGCGCGCCCGCACCGCGCCCCCGCGCCTCGACGGCTGGACCCTGCATCTGACGGGCGAGCCGCCGTACGAGGTCGACCCCGCCGACCACGACCCCGCCGCCCGGGCCGCGCTCGCCCGCGCCGACGGCCTCGACCTGGCCCTGGTCTCGCTGTCCAGCCCCCTCGGCATCGAGTTCCTGCCGCCGGCCGAGGCCACGCCCCTGCTCGCCGCCTTCCACGACGGCGCGCTCGCACTCCCCGCGCCCTTCCGCGTCTGGGCCTCCCCCTGTCTGTCCGCACCGGACCCAGAGGCGGTCGAACGGGAGCTGCGCCGCGGCTGCGTGGGCCTCCAGCTCCCCGCCACCGCCCTGCTCGACGCGGCCGGCTGGGAGCGCAACGCGCCGCTCCTCGACGTCCTCACCCGCGCGGACAGACCCCTGTTCGTACATCCGGGCGCCGCGCCACCGACCCCGCACGCCCCGCCCTGGTGGCCGGCGCTGGTGCCCTACCTCCACCAGCTGCACGCGTCCTGGTTCGCCTTCCGCGCCTCCGGCCGCGCCCGCCACCCCCGGCTGCGCGTCTGCTTCGCGGCCCTCGCCGGACTGGCCCCGCTGCACGGCGAGCGGCTCGCGGCCCGCGGCGGCGGGCGGGGCGAGATCGACTTCGACGTGTTCTACGAGACCTCCTCCTACGGAACCCGCGCCGTGGACGCGCTCGTCCGCGCCGTGGGCGTCGACGTGGTCGTCAGCGGCAGCGACCGCCCCTACGCGACCCCCGTCGTCCCCGACCTCGGCGCGGACGCCGCCGTCCACGCCCTGCGCACCGCCAACCCCGACCGCATGCTGAAGGGAGCCACCCGATGA
- a CDS encoding LacI family DNA-binding transcriptional regulator, with translation MARPNKRTTLREVAEATGLSTAAVSYALRGKHVSKETEERVRKAAAELGYEADPIARALASGRTSMVGVLAGDLQDLWQQQLMAAIGRELLAGDRYALILDAGGDPARELVLAKQLRDQRVDALLVSPVDPSAEGWAAIADALPVVAVGDSLSAARTAGQVIFDNRAGIDAVLEYLHGLGHRRVTVLTPTRPSTPDRPADVYVGEAAERLGLRTELVPCPQELGEATVVARRLLDGPRPATAVFCFSDSLAYGVYAAAAEASLVVGRDVSVVGFDDHPVSRVLAPPLTTVDWGLPEIAAEAARLTVAAIEGKRVRRKRILCAPRMSERGSAVRV, from the coding sequence ATGGCCAGGCCCAATAAGCGCACCACCCTCCGGGAGGTGGCCGAGGCCACGGGCCTCTCCACCGCCGCCGTCTCGTACGCCCTGCGCGGCAAGCACGTCTCGAAGGAGACCGAGGAGCGGGTGCGCAAGGCCGCGGCCGAACTCGGTTACGAGGCGGATCCCATCGCCCGCGCGCTGGCCAGCGGCCGCACCAGCATGGTCGGCGTCCTCGCGGGGGACCTCCAGGACCTGTGGCAGCAGCAGTTGATGGCGGCGATCGGCCGGGAACTGCTGGCCGGCGACCGGTACGCGCTGATCCTGGACGCGGGCGGCGATCCCGCGCGGGAGCTGGTCCTCGCCAAGCAGTTGCGCGACCAGCGGGTGGACGCGCTGCTGGTGTCGCCGGTGGATCCCTCGGCGGAGGGGTGGGCGGCGATCGCCGACGCCCTGCCGGTGGTGGCCGTCGGGGACTCGCTCAGCGCGGCCCGTACGGCGGGGCAGGTCATCTTCGACAACCGGGCCGGCATCGACGCGGTGCTCGAGTATCTGCACGGCCTCGGGCACCGCCGGGTGACGGTGCTGACCCCGACCCGGCCGAGCACGCCGGACCGGCCCGCCGACGTGTATGTGGGCGAGGCCGCCGAGCGGCTCGGACTGCGAACCGAACTGGTGCCGTGTCCGCAGGAGTTGGGGGAGGCGACGGTGGTGGCGCGGCGGCTGCTGGACGGGCCCCGGCCCGCGACCGCGGTGTTCTGCTTCTCGGACTCGCTGGCCTACGGGGTGTACGCGGCGGCGGCGGAGGCGTCGCTCGTGGTCGGGCGCGACGTGTCCGTCGTCGGGTTCGACGACCATCCCGTCTCGCGGGTGCTGGCTCCGCCGCTGACCACGGTGGACTGGGGGCTGCCGGAGATCGCCGCGGAGGCCGCGCGGTTGACGGTCGCGGCGATCGAGGGGAAGCGGGTGCGGAGGAAGAGGATTCTGTGTGCGCCTCGGATGAGTGAACGGGGGTCGGCGGTACGGGTGTAG
- a CDS encoding ABC transporter substrate-binding protein, producing the protein MNRRTLLGGLFAAASVPALAACGGGITSLDDSGGGSGGGSGSSAGGLTIGTANFTENQILGYLYAGVLSAGGIRTKVRPNLGSREIVVPALEGGDIDLLPEYQGSLLLYLDQKATDTEAGAMQNTLTTVLPAGLEVLPYAAAEDRDSFAVTRETADKYGLKSLADLRRANGKLVLGAAAEMKKRVVGAVGLKDRYGVEFKEFKSLDSSGPLVKGALKKGDIDVANVFTTDVDVIENGWVVLTDPLNLIPSQHIVPLIASRKADAKVRKALASLGNVLTAEELTGLNRLVDKERKDPDEVADAWLKSKNLT; encoded by the coding sequence ATGAACCGTAGGACTCTGCTCGGAGGCCTCTTCGCCGCGGCCTCCGTCCCCGCCCTGGCCGCCTGCGGCGGCGGCATCACCTCCCTCGACGACTCGGGCGGCGGCAGCGGCGGCGGCTCCGGATCCAGCGCCGGCGGCCTGACCATCGGCACCGCCAACTTCACCGAGAACCAGATCCTCGGCTACCTGTACGCGGGCGTGCTGTCGGCCGGGGGCATCAGGACGAAGGTCCGCCCCAACCTCGGCTCGCGCGAGATCGTCGTGCCCGCGCTGGAGGGCGGCGACATCGACCTGCTCCCCGAGTACCAGGGCAGCCTGCTCCTCTACCTGGACCAGAAGGCCACGGACACCGAGGCCGGCGCCATGCAGAACACCCTGACGACCGTGCTGCCCGCCGGTCTGGAAGTCCTGCCGTACGCGGCGGCCGAGGACCGCGACAGCTTCGCCGTCACCCGGGAGACGGCCGACAAGTACGGTCTGAAGAGCCTCGCCGACCTGCGCAGGGCCAACGGGAAGCTGGTCCTGGGCGCCGCGGCCGAGATGAAGAAGCGGGTCGTCGGCGCGGTGGGCCTCAAGGACCGGTACGGCGTGGAGTTCAAGGAGTTCAAGTCCCTCGACTCCTCGGGGCCGTTGGTCAAGGGCGCCCTGAAGAAGGGGGACATCGACGTCGCCAACGTCTTCACCACGGACGTGGACGTCATCGAGAACGGCTGGGTCGTCCTCACCGACCCGCTGAACCTCATCCCCTCCCAGCACATCGTCCCGCTCATCGCCTCCCGCAAGGCCGACGCGAAGGTGCGCAAGGCACTGGCCTCCCTCGGCAACGTGCTCACCGCCGAGGAGCTGACCGGGCTCAACCGCCTGGTGGACAAGGAGAGGAAGGACCCGGACGAGGTCGCGGACGCGTGGCTGAAATCCAAGAACCTGACGTGA
- a CDS encoding ABC transporter permease, with product MYELFENLAKWLVSGDQWAGSDGIAHRIAEHLEYSLFATLIAAAIALPVGLLIGHTGRGAFLAINLSSFGRALPTVGLVVLVFLISGLSLWSVYVALVVLAVPAIVTNTYAGMTAVDPEVKDAARGQGMRGHQVLFQVEIPLALPLIMTGLRLSLIQVVSTATIAAYVSFGGLGRYVFDGLAQRDLVQVLGGAVLVAVVAVVLDLALAGLQRYLFRHLRTAAAH from the coding sequence ATGTACGAACTCTTCGAGAACCTCGCCAAGTGGCTGGTCAGCGGCGACCAGTGGGCCGGCTCCGACGGCATCGCGCACCGGATCGCCGAACACCTGGAGTACTCGCTGTTCGCGACGCTCATCGCGGCCGCGATCGCACTGCCGGTCGGCCTGCTGATCGGTCACACCGGCCGGGGCGCGTTCCTCGCCATCAACCTGTCCTCCTTCGGCCGCGCGCTGCCCACCGTGGGCCTGGTCGTCCTGGTCTTCCTGATCAGCGGCCTGTCGCTGTGGTCGGTGTACGTCGCCCTGGTCGTCCTCGCGGTCCCGGCCATCGTCACCAACACCTACGCGGGCATGACCGCCGTCGACCCGGAGGTCAAGGACGCGGCCCGCGGCCAGGGCATGCGCGGCCACCAGGTCCTCTTCCAGGTGGAGATCCCGCTCGCCCTCCCCCTGATCATGACGGGCCTGCGCCTCTCCCTCATCCAGGTGGTGTCCACCGCCACCATCGCCGCGTACGTCAGCTTCGGCGGCCTGGGCCGGTACGTCTTCGACGGCCTGGCGCAGCGCGACCTCGTCCAGGTCCTCGGCGGCGCCGTCCTGGTGGCGGTCGTCGCGGTCGTCCTCGATCTCGCGCTGGCCGGACTCCAGCGCTACCTCTTCCGTCATCTCCGTACCGCCGCCGCCCACTGA
- a CDS encoding ABC transporter permease codes for MTIDWSWLGDHTDDLTSLTLSHLQAALSAVLLGLVISLPLAVLAHRVRALRGALLGLSNVLFTIPSIAIFVLLLPVSGLTRTTTVIGLTIYSLVVLLRNTVEGLDSVPVKTKEAAKAMGTRPLRTLLTVELPLALPVIMAGVRIATVMSISLVSVATYIGDGGLGQLFTDGFQRNFPTPVIVGVVLTLLLALVADALLVAVQYVLTPWTRRRA; via the coding sequence ATGACCATCGACTGGTCCTGGCTGGGCGACCACACCGACGACCTGACCTCCCTCACCCTCTCCCATCTGCAGGCCGCGCTCTCCGCGGTCCTCCTCGGCCTGGTGATCTCCCTCCCGCTGGCGGTCCTGGCCCACCGGGTGCGCGCCCTCCGCGGGGCGCTCCTCGGCCTCTCGAACGTCCTCTTCACGATCCCCTCGATCGCGATCTTCGTCCTCCTCCTCCCGGTGAGCGGTCTGACCCGCACCACCACGGTGATCGGCCTGACGATCTACTCCCTCGTCGTCCTGCTGCGGAACACCGTCGAGGGTCTCGACTCGGTCCCCGTGAAGACGAAGGAGGCCGCGAAGGCCATGGGCACCCGCCCGCTGCGCACCCTCCTCACCGTCGAGCTCCCGCTCGCCCTGCCGGTGATCATGGCGGGGGTCCGCATCGCGACGGTGATGTCGATCTCCCTCGTCTCCGTCGCCACGTACATCGGCGACGGCGGACTCGGCCAGCTCTTCACCGACGGATTCCAGCGCAACTTCCCGACGCCGGTGATCGTCGGCGTCGTACTGACCCTGCTGCTGGCCCTGGTCGCGGACGCGCTGCTGGTCGCGGTCCAGTACGTACTCACCCCCTGGACGAGGCGGCGAGCCTGA